A single region of the Chitinophaga niabensis genome encodes:
- a CDS encoding lysylphosphatidylglycerol synthase domain-containing protein has protein sequence MIIVPGSMPRIILVLFAKRKLFLPKSVRLNKSTKLILNYVLGAALFIWLTFALYQQIQHQPDLPAAWQHMKESLVQKGFFLLLIVTVLMFANWGLEARKWQLLVQPLEEVPFYRAFGAILSGVSLSVNTPNRMGEYGGRILYLNNRNKLKAIAATIVGSFSQLITTIVFGMIGLIYYINSYAMNENDHQFVPHFKEKLLLAILPVIIVLVLMLYFRLRIIVAIFERIPWLRKVKVFVQIIARYSPRELEKLLLLSAIRYVVFTAQYLILLYALGVTFVWWQGFFMINVIYLVMAMVPTIAIAEIGIRGKVSVSFLGLLSANAAGILAATVAIWLINLVLPAVIGSILLLDVKIFKDK, from the coding sequence ATGATAATAGTACCTGGATCGATGCCTAGAATTATTTTAGTGTTGTTTGCCAAGCGAAAGTTATTTTTGCCAAAATCTGTACGTCTGAACAAAAGTACCAAATTAATACTCAATTACGTTCTGGGGGCAGCCCTCTTCATCTGGTTAACCTTTGCTTTGTATCAGCAGATACAGCATCAGCCAGACCTTCCCGCTGCCTGGCAGCACATGAAAGAGTCCCTGGTACAGAAAGGTTTCTTTCTTTTACTAATAGTGACCGTGCTCATGTTCGCCAACTGGGGGCTGGAAGCCCGGAAATGGCAGTTGCTGGTGCAGCCGCTGGAAGAAGTGCCTTTTTACAGAGCCTTTGGTGCTATACTGAGTGGTGTTTCCTTATCTGTAAACACCCCCAACAGGATGGGGGAGTATGGCGGCCGCATCCTTTACCTGAATAATCGTAACAAGCTGAAAGCCATTGCGGCTACCATTGTAGGTAGCTTTTCGCAACTGATCACTACCATTGTGTTCGGCATGATCGGGTTGATCTATTACATTAATAGCTATGCCATGAATGAGAACGATCACCAGTTCGTTCCCCATTTTAAGGAGAAATTATTGTTAGCAATTCTTCCGGTGATCATAGTTTTGGTGCTAATGCTCTATTTTCGGTTACGGATCATCGTAGCTATATTTGAGAGGATCCCCTGGTTGCGAAAAGTGAAAGTGTTTGTACAAATAATAGCCCGTTATTCACCCCGTGAACTGGAGAAGCTTTTACTCCTGAGTGCCATACGGTACGTGGTTTTTACGGCACAATATTTGATTTTATTATATGCGTTGGGTGTAACATTTGTGTGGTGGCAGGGGTTCTTTATGATCAATGTTATCTACCTTGTAATGGCCATGGTACCTACCATAGCTATTGCCGAAATAGGCATCCGAGGCAAAGTGAGCGTGAGCTTCCTGGGGCTGTTAAGCGCTAACGCAGCCGGAATTCTGGCAGCAACTGTGGCCATTTGGCTCATTAACCTGGTATTACCCGCCGTTATTGGCAGTATTTTGCTCCTCGACGTAAAAATTTTCAAGGATAAATAG
- the ruvC gene encoding crossover junction endodeoxyribonuclease RuvC — MANNTKIILGIDPGTIIMGYGLIAVTGQKVQIIEMNVLKLNPKKDHYERLQKIHHCMNELIQKHQPHSCAIEAPFFGKNVQSMLKLGRAQGVAIATAMQAGVQVAEYSPKKVKQSITGNGNANKEQVWQMLQRILLFSEQPEYLDATDALAVAVCHHFQENNPLAGIGKAKGWDKFLQQHPERVSKG; from the coding sequence TTGGCAAACAACACTAAAATAATTCTAGGCATCGATCCAGGTACTATTATCATGGGTTATGGTTTGATTGCCGTTACCGGCCAAAAAGTTCAGATCATTGAAATGAATGTACTAAAGCTCAACCCTAAGAAAGATCATTACGAAAGGCTGCAAAAGATCCACCACTGCATGAATGAGCTCATTCAGAAACACCAGCCTCACAGTTGCGCCATCGAAGCCCCCTTCTTTGGGAAGAATGTTCAGAGTATGCTAAAATTGGGCCGGGCTCAGGGAGTAGCTATTGCCACCGCCATGCAGGCCGGGGTACAGGTAGCTGAATATTCCCCTAAAAAAGTAAAGCAATCCATCACCGGCAACGGTAATGCCAATAAGGAGCAGGTCTGGCAAATGCTGCAAAGGATCCTCCTGTTCTCCGAGCAACCTGAGTACCTGGATGCTACGGATGCCCTGGCAGTGGCGGTTTGTCATCATTTTCAGGAAAATAATCCCCTCGCAGGTATCGGAAAGGCAAAGGGTTGGGATAAATTCCTGCAACAGCACCCTGAAAGAGTATCAAAGGGTTAG
- a CDS encoding response regulator transcription factor produces the protein MDTKARILLVEDDYNLGAITKKRLEESGYEVTHCSDGEIAWKTFQKSLYDICLLDVVMPKKNGFELAKQIRQRNDLIPILFLTSKSLDEDKISGFKHGADDYVTKPFSMQELLLRIEVFLKRTRPLNADKRTTFAVGKTTFDYGELKLTDKSGKLKASLTQKEADLLKFFCENANKTLKREEILYHVWGKDDYFLGRSMDVFITKIRKHFSDDKEVKLETLHGIGFKFYVSTL, from the coding sequence ATGGATACGAAGGCTAGAATATTACTAGTGGAGGATGATTATAACCTGGGTGCAATTACCAAAAAGCGGTTGGAAGAATCCGGATACGAGGTGACCCACTGTTCAGATGGAGAGATAGCTTGGAAAACGTTTCAGAAAAGCCTGTACGATATATGCCTGCTGGATGTTGTAATGCCTAAGAAAAACGGCTTCGAACTGGCAAAGCAGATCAGGCAACGGAACGACTTGATCCCTATACTGTTCCTCACATCCAAATCCCTGGATGAGGATAAGATCAGCGGGTTCAAACATGGTGCTGACGACTATGTTACCAAGCCTTTCAGCATGCAGGAATTATTACTCCGTATTGAAGTTTTCCTGAAACGTACCCGTCCGCTCAATGCAGACAAACGGACTACGTTCGCCGTAGGCAAAACCACTTTTGATTATGGAGAACTTAAGCTGACGGACAAAAGCGGCAAATTAAAAGCCTCCCTTACACAAAAGGAAGCAGACCTCCTGAAGTTCTTTTGCGAGAACGCCAATAAAACGCTTAAACGCGAAGAGATCCTATACCACGTCTGGGGAAAGGACGATTATTTCCTCGGCCGGAGCATGGACGTTTTTATCACCAAGATCAGAAAACACTTCAGTGACGATAAAGAAGTAAAACTCGAAACACTCCACGGGATCGGCTTCAAGTTCTATGTCTCAACTTTATAA
- a CDS encoding HIT family protein — translation MTIFSKIIKGEIPSYRIAENDRFYAFLDIFPLVKGHTLIVPKVETDKFFDVADDLLQEWLLFAKPIARAIEKAIPCNRVGLSVVGLEVPHAHMHLVPINSADDLNFTRSKLKLSPEEFRGIQESILAQL, via the coding sequence ATGACCATCTTTTCAAAAATTATCAAAGGCGAAATTCCCAGTTACCGTATTGCTGAGAACGACCGGTTCTATGCTTTCCTGGATATTTTTCCGTTAGTGAAAGGGCATACGCTGATAGTGCCTAAAGTGGAGACCGATAAATTTTTTGATGTAGCGGACGATCTGCTGCAGGAATGGTTATTGTTTGCAAAACCTATTGCAAGGGCTATAGAAAAGGCGATTCCCTGTAACCGTGTAGGATTGAGCGTGGTAGGGCTGGAGGTACCACATGCGCATATGCACCTGGTGCCCATCAACTCTGCTGATGACCTTAATTTTACCCGTTCCAAACTGAAGTTATCTCCGGAAGAATTCAGGGGAATACAGGAATCTATCCTGGCTCAGTTATAA
- the greA gene encoding transcription elongation factor GreA — translation MSGVNYVTKETLDSMRDELTQLKTKGRSEIAKAISEAREKGDLKENAEYDAAKEAQGMHEAKIAVLENAIATARIVAADAIDTSKVSVLCKVTITNLANKKTLTYQLVSESEADLKLGKISVTSPIGKGLLGKKVGEEANILAPNGNNMKFKIEQISI, via the coding sequence ATGTCAGGCGTAAATTATGTAACCAAGGAAACCCTTGATTCAATGAGGGATGAACTTACGCAGCTTAAAACAAAAGGCCGCTCAGAGATTGCCAAAGCTATTTCCGAAGCACGTGAAAAAGGGGATTTGAAAGAGAATGCAGAATACGATGCAGCAAAGGAAGCACAAGGCATGCATGAAGCCAAGATCGCCGTCCTGGAAAATGCGATCGCTACTGCAAGGATTGTGGCAGCAGATGCCATCGATACTTCCAAAGTATCTGTGCTTTGCAAAGTAACTATCACCAATCTCGCGAATAAGAAAACCCTTACTTATCAGCTGGTTTCAGAATCCGAAGCGGACCTGAAGCTGGGTAAGATCTCTGTTACTTCCCCGATCGGAAAAGGATTGCTGGGTAAGAAAGTGGGAGAGGAAGCCAATATCCTGGCGCCTAATGGGAATAATATGAAATTCAAGATAGAACAGATCTCTATCTGA
- a CDS encoding NAD(P)-dependent oxidoreductase has product MSQKVLITAKVHEYLINQLESKGYTVHYQPSITYDGVMQAIHDVKGMIVTTRIKVDKAMIDRAAELQWIGRLGSGMELIDVPYAESKGIHCASSPEGNMDTVGEQAVGMLIMLQHNLLRSNLQLREGIWERDGNRAWELGGKTIGIIGYGHTGSAFARKLRGFDMRILAYDKYKKGYGNDLVTETDMDTIFREADVVSLHLPLTEETRHLGNTAFFSSFAKPVCLMNTSRGKVVSTADLVAALESGKIAGACLDVLENEKLETFSETEKEQFRYLLQNDRVILTPHIAGYSHEASIKMAQIVLKKLNV; this is encoded by the coding sequence ATGAGTCAGAAAGTTTTAATTACCGCCAAAGTACATGAGTACCTGATCAATCAGCTTGAGTCAAAAGGATACACCGTTCATTACCAGCCCTCCATTACTTATGATGGGGTGATGCAGGCGATACATGATGTAAAAGGCATGATCGTAACCACCCGTATTAAAGTAGATAAGGCCATGATAGACCGTGCTGCGGAACTGCAGTGGATAGGGCGTTTGGGGTCCGGCATGGAACTGATAGACGTACCTTATGCAGAAAGTAAAGGTATTCATTGTGCCAGCAGCCCTGAAGGAAATATGGATACCGTAGGCGAACAGGCGGTGGGTATGCTCATTATGCTGCAGCATAACCTGCTTCGCAGCAACCTGCAATTGCGGGAAGGGATCTGGGAGCGGGATGGCAACAGGGCCTGGGAACTGGGTGGCAAAACCATTGGTATTATTGGTTATGGCCATACGGGAAGTGCATTTGCCCGTAAGCTCCGCGGGTTTGATATGCGTATCCTGGCTTACGATAAATATAAAAAAGGGTATGGTAATGATCTTGTAACGGAAACAGATATGGACACCATTTTCCGGGAAGCGGATGTGGTGAGTTTGCATCTGCCGCTTACAGAAGAAACCCGGCACCTGGGGAACACTGCTTTCTTCAGTTCATTTGCAAAACCGGTCTGCCTGATGAATACTTCCCGCGGTAAAGTGGTAAGCACGGCTGACCTTGTGGCGGCGCTGGAATCCGGAAAGATTGCAGGTGCTTGTCTTGATGTATTGGAAAACGAAAAACTGGAAACATTCAGTGAAACAGAAAAGGAACAGTTCCGGTATTTACTGCAAAATGACCGCGTGATCCTCACCCCGCATATAGCAGGATATTCTCATGAAGCCAGTATAAAAATGGCGCAGATCGTACTTAAGAAGCTAAACGTTTAG
- the rsmA gene encoding 16S rRNA (adenine(1518)-N(6)/adenine(1519)-N(6))-dimethyltransferase RsmA has product MYTLKKSLGQHFLKDENICKQIVGSLPVEKGMQVLEVGPGAGAITKYLLEIPDIHFKAVELDAEKVQYLEKTFPAIQGKLILDSFLETPVPYEGQFSVIGNFPYNISTQIMFRILDWREQVPVVVGMFQKEVAVRIAAKEGNKDYGILSVFLQRFYDIEFLFEVQEDAFNPPPKVKSGVIRLTRLDAPLAVKSEKKFTLLVKTAFGQRRKQLRNPLKGFFDKEYLQQPIFTKRAEELTVADFVALSEHML; this is encoded by the coding sequence ATGTATACGCTAAAGAAATCACTGGGTCAGCATTTCCTGAAAGACGAGAACATCTGTAAACAGATCGTGGGATCGCTGCCTGTGGAAAAGGGTATGCAGGTACTGGAAGTAGGACCCGGAGCGGGTGCCATCACCAAATACCTGCTGGAGATCCCGGATATTCACTTTAAGGCGGTAGAGCTGGATGCAGAGAAAGTGCAATACCTGGAGAAAACCTTCCCGGCTATACAGGGAAAGCTGATCCTGGATAGTTTCCTGGAAACGCCGGTACCTTATGAGGGCCAGTTTTCCGTGATCGGCAATTTCCCTTATAATATCTCCACGCAGATCATGTTCCGGATCCTGGACTGGAGGGAGCAGGTGCCTGTAGTGGTGGGTATGTTCCAGAAAGAAGTGGCAGTAAGGATTGCAGCGAAGGAAGGAAATAAGGATTATGGGATCCTGAGCGTATTCCTGCAACGGTTCTATGATATAGAATTCCTCTTTGAAGTACAGGAAGATGCCTTCAATCCTCCGCCGAAAGTAAAATCCGGCGTGATCCGCCTTACCAGGCTGGATGCTCCGCTGGCTGTGAAGAGTGAAAAGAAGTTCACCTTACTGGTGAAAACAGCATTCGGCCAGCGTCGTAAACAATTGCGCAATCCGCTGAAAGGTTTTTTTGATAAGGAATATTTACAGCAACCAATATTTACTAAAAGGGCCGAAGAGCTTACTGTAGCAGATTTCGTAGCCCTGTCCGAACACATGTTATGA
- the pdxA gene encoding 4-hydroxythreonine-4-phosphate dehydrogenase PdxA gives MSTTASAQINRPVIGISVGDLNSIGTEVIIKTFADPRMLELCTPVIFASNKTINFYRKLLNENNFNYQSIKDFNRLNPKQVSVFNCWEEEVQITPGILNETGGKYAARSLAVAIECLKNKEIDGLVTAPIHKKNIQSADFNFTGHTPYLQDAFQSKDVLMFMTAENMRVGLLTEHVPVAEIAKYVTKENILSKLNIMKDSLVKDFGIDKPRIAVLGLNPHAGDEGLIGDEEIKHIGPAIKQAKHNGLLCFGPYSADAFFAREMFRKFDGVLAMYHDQGLIPFKSLATGEGINFTAGLPIVRTSPDHGTAFDIAGKNTADASSFRQAVYTCIDIIMQREDYAEATRNPLKKSELASEGL, from the coding sequence ATGAGTACAACAGCCTCCGCACAAATAAACCGGCCCGTGATCGGCATCTCCGTTGGAGATCTTAACAGTATTGGAACTGAAGTGATCATTAAGACCTTCGCTGACCCGCGTATGCTGGAACTATGTACGCCTGTGATATTTGCTTCCAACAAAACCATTAACTTCTACCGGAAGCTGCTCAACGAAAACAATTTCAATTACCAGAGCATAAAGGATTTTAACCGGCTGAACCCAAAGCAGGTGAGCGTTTTCAATTGCTGGGAGGAAGAAGTGCAGATCACACCTGGCATCCTGAACGAAACCGGCGGCAAATACGCAGCCCGTTCCCTGGCAGTTGCCATCGAATGCCTGAAGAATAAAGAGATCGACGGCCTGGTAACAGCCCCTATCCATAAAAAGAACATTCAAAGCGCGGATTTTAATTTCACCGGCCACACCCCTTACCTCCAGGATGCTTTCCAGAGTAAGGATGTGCTGATGTTTATGACCGCTGAGAACATGCGCGTGGGCCTGCTCACGGAACATGTACCCGTTGCCGAGATAGCGAAGTATGTAACAAAAGAAAATATCCTGAGCAAGCTGAATATCATGAAAGACAGCCTGGTGAAGGATTTTGGTATAGATAAACCCCGTATTGCCGTATTGGGCCTTAACCCGCATGCCGGCGATGAAGGCCTCATCGGCGATGAAGAGATCAAACACATCGGCCCTGCCATTAAACAAGCCAAACACAACGGCCTGCTTTGTTTTGGCCCCTATAGCGCAGATGCCTTCTTTGCAAGGGAAATGTTCCGCAAGTTCGATGGCGTACTGGCCATGTATCACGACCAGGGCCTGATCCCCTTCAAATCCTTAGCTACAGGAGAAGGTATCAACTTCACCGCGGGCCTTCCCATTGTACGCACTTCTCCTGATCACGGCACTGCATTTGACATTGCCGGTAAGAACACCGCAGATGCGTCTTCTTTCAGGCAGGCCGTATACACCTGCATAGACATTATTATGCAAAGGGAAGATTATGCAGAAGCTACCCGCAATCCGCTAAAGAAATCAGAACTGGCTTCGGAAGGTCTTTAA
- a CDS encoding class I SAM-dependent methyltransferase — protein sequence MELVDHTLKVAPTAALVLYHARSLYESGPEKTYLSKIDFSEIQQLSEKMEASYKDFDYTVLCRKRFVRYLLDQYLSEDAPVQVCILGAGLDPISLHLLQQYDHAVSGIFEVDMDHLGIKQKLYERLLPDNKKIHFIQADITDTLHLLDRLRDAGYSPAFPTLVIFEGLLPYIGDEHFLNIMQLFRTVNKTNVVLMDYILPEEYMPESTLPAWYAVKKGVEAFIGGSLYSCSRQQIFNLVAVLHGDVASVDSMQDVEFKLNGRNEVYYEDGEGLIEMVVFYL from the coding sequence ATGGAACTTGTTGACCATACCCTGAAAGTGGCTCCTACAGCCGCTCTGGTGCTATACCATGCACGCTCGCTATATGAAAGCGGTCCGGAAAAGACCTATTTATCAAAAATAGATTTTAGCGAAATTCAGCAGCTTTCTGAAAAGATGGAAGCATCTTATAAAGACTTCGACTATACGGTATTGTGCCGCAAGCGTTTTGTCCGTTATCTGCTGGATCAGTATTTATCGGAAGATGCACCTGTACAGGTATGCATTTTAGGTGCAGGGCTTGATCCGATCTCTTTGCATCTGCTGCAACAGTATGATCATGCAGTATCCGGCATTTTTGAAGTGGATATGGATCACCTTGGGATAAAACAAAAGCTCTACGAACGTTTGTTGCCCGATAATAAAAAGATACATTTTATTCAGGCGGATATCACAGATACCCTGCATCTGCTGGACCGTCTCCGCGATGCGGGGTATTCTCCTGCTTTTCCTACGCTGGTAATATTTGAAGGCCTGCTGCCTTATATCGGGGATGAACATTTCCTCAACATCATGCAGCTGTTCAGAACGGTGAATAAAACGAATGTGGTGCTGATGGATTATATCCTTCCTGAGGAATATATGCCTGAGAGTACTTTGCCTGCCTGGTATGCCGTAAAGAAAGGTGTGGAAGCTTTTATCGGGGGAAGTCTTTATAGCTGCAGCCGTCAGCAGATCTTTAACCTCGTGGCCGTTCTGCATGGCGATGTTGCCAGCGTGGATTCCATGCAGGATGTGGAATTCAAGCTCAATGGCCGGAATGAGGTATATTATGAAGATGGGGAAGGCCTGATCGAAATGGTAGTGTTCTATCTGTAG
- a CDS encoding winged helix-turn-helix domain-containing protein: MDFKELDPVLHSQLRLAVMSVLISEQEAEFTHLKEKTNATAGNLSVQINKLKDVEYIEVVKQFKDNYPQTICKITPKGVKAFQGYVKSIQSYLHTGKK; encoded by the coding sequence ATGGACTTTAAAGAACTTGATCCGGTGTTACATTCACAGCTGCGGCTGGCAGTGATGTCTGTATTGATCAGCGAACAGGAAGCGGAATTTACGCATCTGAAAGAAAAAACAAATGCTACGGCAGGTAACCTGAGTGTGCAGATCAATAAATTGAAAGATGTGGAATATATTGAAGTTGTCAAGCAATTCAAGGATAATTATCCGCAAACGATCTGTAAGATCACACCTAAAGGGGTGAAAGCTTTTCAGGGCTATGTAAAGTCTATTCAATCCTATTTGCATACCGGCAAAAAGTAG
- a CDS encoding TonB-dependent receptor, whose product MFKLFSTLIIFTCIPLLLQAQSTISGRVTDAKKRPLAGVNITIKGSYDGATSAKDGTFTFTSTANGERFITASLTGYQTLEIKAELGTSQQFNLVLKETVNQLNMVTISAGSFEASDEKKNTVLKPLDIVTTAGANADIVSALKTLPGAQQVGEKEGLFVRGGTGYETQTFIDGMMVRNAFFSGMPDFAARGRFSPFLFKGTTFSSGGYSAQYGQGLSSALVLESTDLPERSSYSLGIGSVGPSVGVDILTKDKKKAYGFEADYFNLSPYFKIMKQKQEPTIAPQGTNGSANYRLKTSKTGMLKIFVTGSYQRFGFEGESLEYPGFKEAFELESYNIYTNINYKENLGKGWRMNLGTSYSTNRDRIYMDTINKVPAPTRVKARQDLSQVRLMFTKGLGKFSVLRIGSEYQYGDERSRFNGFDANYVDGYTAGFVESDVYFTPRFVGRFGARYEYTSILARSNVAPRASLAYKLDNKSQVAFAYGDFYQKPEPQYLRFTHELGFMKATHYIASYQRLAQFHTFRAELFYKKYHDLVKTTPDYSNNGTGYAKGLEVFWRDRKSIKNADYWISYSYLDTKRDYLNYPYEVQPDFAANHTATLVYKHYIPSTQLNLGATYTFATGRPYFNPNRPESEFMKDRTRTLNTLSVNVNYLTSIGKAFTVFVFTMTNVLGNDQEYGFRYSSDKLRRNMVGPMAPRFFYLGMFMSFGIDRRQEQIDRQ is encoded by the coding sequence ATGTTTAAGCTATTCTCAACCCTGATCATCTTCACCTGCATTCCCCTGCTGCTACAGGCCCAGTCGACTATCAGCGGCAGGGTAACAGATGCTAAAAAGCGACCCCTTGCCGGAGTGAACATTACGATCAAAGGCTCCTATGACGGAGCTACCAGTGCTAAAGACGGCACCTTTACTTTTACCAGTACCGCCAACGGAGAAAGATTCATCACAGCCAGCCTTACAGGATATCAAACACTGGAAATAAAAGCAGAACTCGGCACTTCCCAACAGTTTAACCTGGTATTAAAAGAAACAGTGAATCAGCTAAACATGGTTACTATTTCTGCAGGTAGTTTTGAAGCCAGCGATGAAAAGAAGAATACGGTATTGAAACCGCTGGATATTGTTACTACCGCAGGTGCCAACGCAGATATCGTAAGCGCACTGAAAACATTGCCTGGAGCGCAACAGGTAGGAGAGAAGGAAGGCCTTTTTGTAAGAGGAGGTACCGGTTACGAAACGCAAACCTTTATTGATGGTATGATGGTACGGAACGCTTTCTTCTCCGGCATGCCTGACTTTGCTGCGCGTGGCAGGTTTTCTCCCTTCCTTTTTAAAGGCACCACTTTCAGCAGCGGGGGGTATTCCGCACAATACGGGCAGGGTTTATCTTCCGCACTGGTATTGGAATCCACTGATCTGCCGGAGCGCTCTTCCTATTCATTGGGTATTGGTTCTGTTGGGCCAAGTGTTGGCGTGGATATTCTCACGAAGGATAAAAAGAAAGCCTATGGTTTTGAAGCGGATTACTTCAACCTGTCTCCTTATTTCAAAATAATGAAGCAAAAGCAGGAACCTACTATTGCGCCACAGGGAACCAATGGTTCTGCCAATTATCGGTTAAAAACCTCCAAGACCGGTATGCTGAAGATCTTTGTTACCGGCAGTTACCAGCGTTTTGGCTTTGAAGGAGAAAGCCTGGAATACCCGGGTTTTAAAGAAGCGTTTGAACTGGAGAGCTATAATATATACACGAACATCAACTATAAGGAAAACCTGGGTAAAGGCTGGCGCATGAACCTGGGTACTTCCTATAGTACTAACAGGGACAGGATCTATATGGATACTATTAATAAAGTACCTGCTCCCACGCGCGTAAAAGCCCGTCAGGACCTCAGCCAGGTAAGGCTGATGTTTACAAAGGGATTGGGTAAGTTCTCCGTATTACGTATTGGCAGTGAATATCAATACGGCGATGAGCGCTCCCGTTTTAACGGATTTGATGCTAACTACGTAGATGGTTACACGGCAGGTTTCGTAGAAAGCGATGTATATTTCACCCCACGTTTTGTAGGCCGTTTCGGAGCGCGATACGAGTATACTTCTATCCTGGCCAGATCAAACGTTGCACCCAGGGCTTCGCTGGCTTATAAGCTGGATAATAAAAGCCAGGTGGCTTTTGCCTATGGGGATTTTTATCAGAAACCTGAGCCCCAATACCTGCGCTTTACCCATGAACTGGGTTTCATGAAAGCAACCCATTACATTGCCAGTTATCAGCGCCTCGCGCAGTTCCATACTTTCCGTGCCGAATTGTTTTACAAAAAATATCATGATCTTGTGAAAACCACACCGGATTATAGTAACAACGGTACCGGTTATGCCAAAGGGCTGGAAGTTTTCTGGAGAGACAGGAAGTCTATCAAAAATGCAGATTACTGGATCTCTTATTCTTACCTTGATACCAAGCGGGATTACCTGAACTATCCTTATGAAGTGCAGCCGGATTTTGCCGCTAATCATACGGCCACGCTGGTATACAAACATTATATTCCATCCACGCAATTAAACCTGGGGGCCACGTATACATTCGCTACCGGGAGACCTTATTTTAATCCCAACCGTCCGGAAAGTGAGTTCATGAAAGATCGCACAAGAACGTTAAATACGCTCAGCGTGAATGTGAACTATCTCACTTCCATCGGTAAGGCATTTACGGTATTTGTGTTTACCATGACCAATGTATTAGGGAATGATCAGGAGTATGGCTTCCGTTATTCTTCAGACAAATTACGCCGCAATATGGTGGGCCCAATGGCACCGCGGTTCTTTTACCTGGGCATGTTCATGAGCTTTGGTATCGACCGCCGCCAGGAACAAATAGACAGACAATAA